The Triticum aestivum cultivar Chinese Spring chromosome 3A, IWGSC CS RefSeq v2.1, whole genome shotgun sequence genome includes a region encoding these proteins:
- the LOC123060594 gene encoding 60S ribosomal protein L26-1: MKRNPRVTSSRRKCRKAHFTAPSSVRRVLMSAALSSELRHKYNVRSIPIRKDDEVQVVRGTFKGREGKVVQVYRRRWVIHVERITREKVNGSTVNVGIHPSKVIVTKLKLDKDRKALLDRKARGRAADKAKGKFTAEDVAAAAGGATATGASLQEID; the protein is encoded by the coding sequence ATGAAGCGCAACCCCCGCGTCACGAGCTCCCGCCGGAAGTGCCGCAAGGCGCACTTCACGGCGCCGTCCTCCGTCCGCCGCGTGCTCATGTCCGCGGCCCTCTCCTCtgagctccgccacaaatacaatgtccggtccatccccatccgcaaggatgacgaggtgcaggtcgtgcgCGGCACCTTCAAGGGCCGCGAGGGAAAGGTGGTGCAGGTCTACCGCCGCCGCTGGGTCATCCACGTGGAGCGGATCACCAGGGAGAAGGTCAATGGATCCACGGTGAACGTTGGCATCCACCCCAGCAAGGTGATCGTCACCAAGCTCAAGCTCGACAAGGACCGCAAGGCCCTCCTCGACCGCAAGGCTCGCGGCCGCGCTGCtgacaaggccaagggcaagttcacggccgaggacgtcgccgccgccgctggggGTGCCACGGCCACCGGCGCCTCGCTCCAGGAGATCGATTAA